AAGAGGAGGAGGCGGGAATCAGAATTGCCAGATGGGATGCAAGGGATGAGACCGGATCCCCTGTCCCTTCTGGAGTGTACTTATATCGCCTGAAAGCCGGGGAGTTCATATCAACCCGAAAACTGGTCCTACTCCGATGAGCCTTAGCTCGGGTCCATGAGCCTGGCCGGTTTCCCTGGGCTGTGGTAGGCCTGCTAGAGTTCAAAGGTTGTGTGAGTCAGGGCGTGGTATAATCTTCCCCACTGCGCTGTGAAACGCAATACGGAGAAGTCGGGGTCGTTCACACCTAAAGGATAATACTTCTCATCACCCTCGTGCCATATTCGTTGTCTTGCTTCAGAATCCTGAAGTATCTCCATCTTTCCAACTAGCGTCAATCCCATCCATTCGTCGAAATCAACGAAGTAGACGCATGTTTTCGGGTTGTTCTTGAGTTGCGGGACCTTTCTTGATGACGTGTTTGTGCTGAACCAAATTCTTCTTAGATCCTCATTCTCTACCTTTATCAACGCTCTAATGTTAGGGTAGCCTTCAGCATCAATGGTCCCCAACATTGCAATTGTTGATCTATTCACCAGCGCCAATCCTTGCTCGATAGCTTCTTCTTTCTTCATGACCATCCTCGGTTTGTTCAGATACTCTTTCTCATCTCTTCGAGAGTAGCTTTTGCCTCTGGGACCTTTCCAATTATTTTGTGGAGTTTTTCGCAGAAATACTCGTCACAGTGAGCACAGCTCTTCAGATTTTTCTCAAGTCCACACTTTCTCACTTCGCAGTCATGGGCGAAACTGATTACTTCATTCTTATCCGAGAAACAGCCGTGACAGTTGATGTCTTCTGGCTTGAGCTGATACTCGTCTGTAGACCAGAGCTCAGCAACCTTTTTCCTCTCTTCAGCGTCGTCCTTTTGTGTGGCAATGTACGCGGGACAATCGGTGCAAGTTATCCCACAAATACCAATCATTTTTTCCATGACTTCTAACTCCGTTCCTGGCTGTGTTGGACTTTGCCTCCTTCCTGGCAGAATTGCCTGGCTAGTCCACATCAGTAGCTGACTGCTCGATTTTATCCATATATATGGGTATGTCAACGGTTTTGTACTATCGAGAACGAGGCTTTTGATCTGAGGTCCCTGGCTGTCGGGTTTTCCCCGGTGTCCTTTCAGGAGTTTTTTCTTTGACACGACAAGTCGCATTACATACAATTTCGACTGCCCGTCAAGAGAGAGGTTATCATGCAAAAAGCAGTATTTGATGAAGTAGCAGGGTTCTACGACCTTGAGACTGAGGAGCTGAAAAGAGATATTCCTTTCTACATTGATTACGCGAAAAAGACAAAGGGAGTTACACTTGAACTCGGCTGTGGTACGGGGCGAATTCTCATTCCGATGGCAGAGGCAGGAATAAAGGTTTGGGGTGTCGATGTCTCAAAAGAGATGCTCACGGTTGCAGAGAAAAAAGTTAACGGGCTGGATAAGAGGACAAAGAAAAACATCAAACTGATTCACGGAGATATGCAGAATTTTGAGCTTGAAGAGAAGTTCTCCTTTATCTTCATCGCTGCCCGGTCGTTCCAGAGCCTGTTAACCAAAGAAGAACAAGGGGCGTGTCTCGACTGTGTGGGAAAACATCTGAGTCAGGACGGCATTTTCATAGTTGACCTCTTCGCCCCGAAGCACGACTACCTCACCAAAGAGAAAATGAGCCACTATCTTGGGAAAGTGCATGACAAAAAAGAGGATATCGTTATCACCAGACGAGCTGAGGTTGAGTACGATCTGGCGAACCAGACTC
The window above is part of the candidate division TA06 bacterium genome. Proteins encoded here:
- a CDS encoding general stress protein 26, with the translated sequence MKKEEAIEQGLALVNRSTIAMLGTIDAEGYPNIRALIKVENEDLRRIWFSTNTSSRKVPQLKNNPKTCVYFVDFDEWMGLTLVGKMEILQDSEARQRIWHEGDEKYYPLGVNDPDFSVLRFTAQWGRLYHALTHTTFEL
- a CDS encoding DUF3795 domain-containing protein; amino-acid sequence: MEKMIGICGITCTDCPAYIATQKDDAEERKKVAELWSTDEYQLKPEDINCHGCFSDKNEVISFAHDCEVRKCGLEKNLKSCAHCDEYFCEKLHKIIGKVPEAKATLEEMRKSI
- a CDS encoding class I SAM-dependent methyltransferase; its protein translation is MQKAVFDEVAGFYDLETEELKRDIPFYIDYAKKTKGVTLELGCGTGRILIPMAEAGIKVWGVDVSKEMLTVAEKKVNGLDKRTKKNIKLIHGDMQNFELEEKFSFIFIAARSFQSLLTKEEQGACLDCVGKHLSQDGIFIVDLFAPKHDYLTKEKMSHYLGKVHDKKEDIVITRRAEVEYDLANQTLKEDWFYEWTDKDGVFRRKIWSFELSYLFRYEAELLLEKHGFEIEDVFGDFDKSPYDYYSGEQIFVASKR